A genome region from Setaria italica strain Yugu1 chromosome III, Setaria_italica_v2.0, whole genome shotgun sequence includes the following:
- the LOC101761584 gene encoding putative E3 ubiquitin-protein ligase RING1a, which translates to MPAQKRPLPSSASPGPDAHVEDEAPAADADACGGGARRSPKLALNGPEERVGGPRQAKDRRHDDSDADDEEEEGDGEGGAGGGGDDDCDSQSSQSDGEMDEFILVKLMDVRKEVQCPICLGIIRKTRTVMECLHRFCRDCIDKSMRLGNNECPACRTHCASRRSLRDDPNYDSLILALYPDIDKYEEEELAFSEQERTRNKKIQQSIAETFRRQTEALVKKRSAAKAPDAASTRKTRRNMRSRRRGRTSSPDIVPTDFEDEDREENGNDGSKESSSVDDRSPEVRPKRARRWPVPRRSPAKTIGSMDNGIEDNDDSGGARDLVTAAPLRGEMLAWGKNGTRSQTRHGNASGSSGRMAKGGRVAKLVDQLRNADDFDSKLSLYLVLLPLDGQSVPKLEKPYLSCQPTLSVQHLCQFVALQLSRQPKEVEIYIRKSSMDASLSANNTCKDEIKPDQSNGLERLWEEKSLSELYPSLTTCQGDLELLYSLKAQGQV; encoded by the exons ATGCCCGCGCAGAAGCGCCCGCTCCCGtcgtccgcctcgcccggccccgaCGCCCACGTCGAGGATGAAGCCCCTGCCGCCGACGCGGACGCCTGCGGCGGGGGCGCCCGCCGGTCCCCAAAGCTGGCGCTGAACGGACCGGAGGAGCGGGTCGGCGGGCCGCGCCAGGCCAAGGACCGGCGCCACGACG ATTCCGACgctgacgacgaggaggaggaaggagacggcgaaggcggagccggcggcgggggcgacgaCGACTGCGACAGCCAGTCGTCGCAGAGCGACGGCGAGATGGACGA GTTTATACTTGTGAAACTAATGGATGTTCGGAAGGAAGTGCAATGCCCTATATGCTTAG GCATTATTCGGAAGACAAGGACAGTCATGGAGTGCTTGCACCGGTTTTGTAGGGACTGCATAGATAAATCCATGCGACTTGG AAATAATGAATGTCCAGCGTGCCGCACTCATTGTGCAAGCAGGCGTTCCTTGAGGGATGATCCTAACTATGACTCTTTAATTCTGGCTTTGTATCCAGATATTGATAAGTATGAGGAAGAG GAACTTGCTTTCAGCGAACAGGAAAGAACCCGTAACAAAAAG ATTCAACAATCCATTGCTGAGACATTTCGGAGACAAACAGAAGCACTTGTGAAGAAGCGCTCCGCTGCAAAAGCACCAGATGCAGCTTCTACAAGAAAGACTCGACGGAATATGCGGTCAAGGAGGAGAGGGCGAACTAGTTCTCCTGACATTGTCCCAactgattttgaagatgaggatAGAGAAGAAAATGGTAATGATGGAAGCAAGGAGTCATCTTCTGTTGATGACCGCTCCCCAGAAGTAAGGCCGAAAAGAGCTCGGAGGTGGCCCGTGCCACGGCGTTCCCCTGCTAAGActattggaagcatggacaatgGCATTGAGGATAATGACGACTCAGGAGGTGCTAGAGACTTGGTGACTGCTGCTCCGCTGCGCGGAGAGATGCTCGCATGGGGGAAAAATGGCACCCGCAGCCAAACCCGGCATGGCAATGCCAGTGGGTCCAGTGGAAGGATGGCCAAAGGTGGCCGTGTTGCCAAGTTGGTGGATCAGCTCCGTAATGCTGATGACTTTGATAGTAAG TTGAGCTTGTATCTTGTCCTGCTTCCACTTGATGGACAAAGTGTGCCTAAACTGGAAAAGCCCTACCTCAGTTGTCAGCCAACACTATCTGTTCAGCATCTCTGCCAG TTTGTTGCTCTTCAGCTGTCTCGGCAACCCAAAGAAGTTGAGATATACATTAGGAAAAGCTCCATGGATGCATCTTTGTCAGCCAATAACACCTGTAAAGACGAGATAAAGCCGGATCAATCTAATGGTTTGGAAAGATTGTGGGAAGAGAAGTCTCTTTCAGAGCTGTACCCTTCGCTCACCACCTGTCAAGGAGATCTG GAATTGCTATACTCCCTGAAAGCACAAGGACAAGTGTAG